In one window of Tursiops truncatus isolate mTurTru1 chromosome 5, mTurTru1.mat.Y, whole genome shotgun sequence DNA:
- the SPRY1 gene encoding protein sprouty homolog 1 — translation MDPQNQHGSGSSIVVIQQPALDNRQRLDYEREIQPAAILSLDQIKAIRGSNEYTEGPSVVKRPALRTAPRQEKHERTHEIIPINVNNNYEHRPTSHLGHAGLSNNTRGPILSRSTSTGSAASSGSNSSASSEQGLLGRSPPTRPVSGHRSERAIRTQPKQLIVDDLKGSLKEDLTQHKFICEQCGKCKCGECTAPRTLPSCLACNRQCLCSAESMVEYGTCMCLVKGIFYHCSNDDEGDSYSDNPCSCSQSHCCSRYLCMGAMSLFLPCLLCYPPAKGCLKLCRGCYDWIHRPGCRCKNSNTVYCKLEGCPSRGQGKPS, via the coding sequence ATGGATCCCCAAAATCAACATGGCAGTGGCAGTTCAATAGTTGTGATCCAGCAGCCTGCTTTGGATAACCGTCAGAGGTTAGACTATGAGAGAGAGATTCAGCCTGCCGCTATTTTGTCCTTAGACCAGATCAAGGCCATCAGAGGCAGCAATGAGTACACAGAAGGGCCATCAGTGGTGAAAAGACCTGCTCTTCGAACAGCACCAAGACAAGAAAAGCATGAAAGGACTCATGAAATCATACCAATTAATGTGAATAATAACTATGAGCATAGACCTACCAGCCACCTGGGACATGCGGGACTCTCAAATAATACCAGAGGCCCCATATTGAGCAGGTCAACCAGCACTGGAAGTGCAGCCAGTTCTGGGAGCAACAGCAGTGCCTCTTCTGAGCAGGGACTGTTAGGAAGGTCACCGCCAACCAGACCAGTCTCTGGTCACAGGTCTGAAAGGGCAATCCGGACCCAGCCCAAGCAACTGATTGTGGATGACTTAAAGGGTTCCCTGAAAGAGGACCTGACACAGCACAAGTTCATTTGTGAACAGTGTGGGAAGTGCAAGTGCGGAGAATGCACAGCTCCCAGGACCCTGCCATCCTGTTTGGCCTGTAACCGGCAGTGCCTTTGCTCTGCTGAGAGCATGGTGGAATATGGAACCTGCATGTGCTTGGTCAAGGGCATCTTCTACCACTGCTCCAATGACGATGAAGGGGATTCTTACTCGGATAATCCTTGCTCCTGTTCACAGTCACACTGCTGCTCTAGGTACCTGTGTATGGGAGCCATGTCTCTGTTTTTACCTTGCTTACTCTGTTACCCTCCTGCTAAGGGATGCCTGAAGCTGTGCAGGGGGTGTTACGACTGGATCCATCGCCCAGGGTGCAGATGTAAGAACTCCAACACGGTCTATTGTAAGCTGGAGGGCTGCCCCTCCCGGGGTCAGGGTAAACCATCATGA